In Fimbriimonadaceae bacterium, the genomic window GGTGTCCAAATACATGGCGAGCGCCATCCCCTCCTGCTTGAGATTGGACAGGCATGTGGCTTGCTTCGCCTTGTCCTTGGCTTTGGCGAAGACCGGGAACAGGATGGCGGCGAGGATCGCGATGATGGCGATGACGACAAGGAGCTCGATCAGAGTGAAGGCTCTTTCGGTTGGCCCTGGTGTTCGCCCTTTCAATAAGTGCATCGCAATTAGCAGTACGGCTCGGGCTCCCGTCCGGCGGCCAAAACCGTGTGCGCCATCTTGTTAGACGACGGGCGGAGGTTCTACAGGCTGCGGGGCAGGCGGCTTTGGAAGCTCGCTCGCTTTCGGTTTCTCACCAAACGACTTGAGTTTTTCGACCACGTCGATCCCGAAGAGTTCTTTGAGCTGCTCGGCCAAAACGATCAGGCGACCGGGGTTGAGGCCGGAATCGCCACCAGCGGTCTTTGGATCGATCACCGTCACCCTTTCGATGTTCGCTTCGCCGATTGTGTCCGTGATTTGCGTGATCACCGGCTCCATTTTCTGCAGCAGGAAAATCTGGCGCGCGTTATCGCCCGCGTTCTCCCATGACTTTGCGAGGGTAGTCAAGGCTTCTGCCCGGGCCTTGCCGTCTTCAACGATCGGCGCTACCGTGGCGATGGCCGCTTTCTCGGCGGCTTCGCATGCGGCTTTGGCGGGTTCCACGACCTCAGCCTGTAACCGTCGGCGTACTTGCTCGATACGAGCCTTCTGAACCTCCACTTCGGCCTTCGATTGGGCCACAGCAGCGGCGACAGTGGCTTGCTCTTCTGCTACAACCGCTTCGCGCCGCGTCAGGGCGTCGGTTAAGCGCCGCTGGCCCTCTGCTTTGACAACCGATATCTCCGCCTCGATTTGGGCCTCGACCTCGCGAAGCTGGTTTTCGGCTTGCTTTTCGATTGAGTCCGCTCTGGCCACCGCCTCCGCCGTGCGCGCCTTGGAGTTGAGCTCGGAGTTCCGGATCCGGCCAATGGAGTCGAGGTAATGAACCTCGTCCTGGACGTTTTGGATTTTAAGGGTGTCGACGACCATGCCCAACGTGGTCATGTCGGCCTCGACCTCCTGGACCAGGCGCTCGGCAAACAGTGCGCGGTCCTCGTTAACCTGCTCTGGCGTCAGGGAGGCGAGAACGCCTCTTAGCGAGCCTTCGAGCGTGGCCTTGGCAATCGCCATGATCTCCTGGCGACCCTTGCCCAGGAAGCGCTCGATCGCATTGTTAAGGACCGGCTCATGGCCGGCGACCTTTACGTTTGCCACTCCCTGCACGGTGAGAGGCACGCCACCCTTGGAGTATGCGCCGGCTGCGGTAAGGTCGATCACCATGTTGGTCAGGTCCATTTTGTCGACCCGCTCCAGGAACGGGATGCGGACGCCTGTGCCTCCCTTGATCAGCCGGTAGCCAAGCAATCTCTCGCCGACACGCCTTCGCTTGCCCGAGAAGATCAGCACTTCGTTGGGTGCGCAGTTGTAGATCAACCCCTTCAGGCTAAGCAAGAATAGAACGACGATGACAAGGGCGACAAACCCGAGGGTCATAAGGACTTCCATTACTTGCTTTCCTCCGGCTTCTGCGAGGTGCTCTTGCCGCTAACGGCGCCAGGAATGTCGATACCCGTCGTGCGCTCAACCGCATCGAAGACGGCCTGAAGCATGTTGGGATAGGAGGCAATGTAATTCGGCAGGGTTTTTCCGTCTCCGGAATCGATCACGTGGAGCCCGCCGATTTTAACTTTCTGGACGCCCTTGGAAGCCTCGGCGAGGATCTTCTCCAGATCTTCGATCAGAGCGATCTGCAACGCATTGGTCCCAGCGACCTTCCAAGCCTCCTGCAGCTCTAAGAGCGCTTCCGAAAGCGCCCGTCCGCGTTCGCGGATCAAGGCCGCATCGCCGCGGGCACGGTACTCCTGGGCAACTCGGTTCGCTTCTGCAGGAAGCACCACATCCGTCTGTTGCTGTATGGCCGCCAGCTCAGCACGAATCTGCTGAAGCTCCTGCTCGGCTTTGGCTCTGGCTTCGCGAGCGGCCGCGGCAGTACGCTCCTCCTCGGACCGTACCAGCGACTCGGTTTCGGCCTGGATCTTTCGGAGTTCATTCCGCAGCTTGGCGATGCTGGCCTCGGCATTGGCCTTGGACACATTGGCTCTTCCCTGGTTTTCGGCTTCGGACTGCTCGGCGGCGCGTTGGAAGTTGGATTCTGCGATCTCCGCCTCGCGAATGACACTTGCGATGGCGGCCCGTCCAGTCGAGTCCAGGTACTTGAGTTCGTCGGCTACGTGCAGGATCTTCAACGTATCGACGTGCAGCCCAAGCTTCTTCAAATCCTCTTCCGATTCCCGGCTGAGGGCATCGGCGAACATGAGGCGGTCTTCGTTCACTTCCTCAGGCGTGAGGGTGGCCAAGACGCCGCGCAAGTGTCCTTCCAAGGTTTCCTTCGACACGCGGCGAATCTCGTTGGGATCGCGGTTAAGGAATCGCTCGATTGCGTTTCCGACGACCCCAGGATCGCTGCTGATCTTGATATTGGCGATCGCATCGACGTTGAGCGGGATGCCGCCCTTGGAATAGGCATTCCGGACGGAAACGAGCACTTCCATGGTGCTAAGGCCCATTCGGTGGACTTTCTCGTACACCGGCATCCGGAATCCTCTGCCACCGAAAATGACCCGAAAGCCCCGGAACGTTCCATCGGGCATGCGGTGCTTTCGTCCAGCAAAGATCAGAACTTCGTTTGGAGGGCAGATATAGAGGAGGTTCTTTACAATGGCGGCCAGTACGAAGAAGGCGACCAGTACGACTCCTGCGATGGGTACGGCAGACTTGATCTGCTGTAACAGATCAGCCGCGGGGGCCGGGACGATGGCAACGGGAAGAAAGTGGTTCATTTGAAGCTAGTTCTCTAGAAGATCCTCGCGGCGAGCAACGATCGCACGGTCATTTTCGATGGCAAGGACATACACGGTTTCTCCTGCTTCCGCAGTCTTGCCCGATTCTGGGAGGGCGAGCATGTCGATGAGGTCGCCCTTGACGTCGAGCCGCACTTTGCCCGGTTGACCCTCTCGGATTCCCACCAGCAATTTGCCCTCTCTACCGATCAAGTCGTCCACGTGGGCTGCACTCGATGACTCGCTCCGGCGGAGTGCGCGCATCGCAAAGTGCACTGCCAGTCCGACGACGAAGCCACCGACGAGGCTGGCAATCAGGTTTTGCTGCTGGAATGGTGCGCGCATCAAACTCAGCACCGCGCCGGTCAGGCCAAACGTTGCAGCGAAGTAGGTCCAAAAGCGGAGGCTCAAAAAGGGAGCCAAGCCGATGTCATCCCAGTGAATCCCGGCGTCTCCGGTGAGGTCGTGGTCGACGTGGGTGTCGTGTCCTCCGGCAATGGCGGTGAAGATGATCAAGCCCAGCCCCACCATAGCGGCGACCAGATAGAGCGTCATCATCTTCTAACCTCCCTTACGACTTTCCAAAAGAAGCGCGTTGCAGGTTACCTTGGCGGGTTGCGAAGCTCGCGAGGAGCATTCCGAAGATGGTGCTCGAGGCTAAAGACTTCTTGCAGCTCGGTATCGGACAAGACGGCCCGCACCTCATCATCGGTCTTGACCGATTCCTTGAAGTCCGCGCCGTCCCACGCCTTCGCGGCATTGCGTTGAGCAGCCTTATAGGCACTTTCTCGAGATAGGCCCTTTTGAATCAACGCAACCATGAGGTGCTCGCTAAAGACCAAATCACCCATTTGCCGAAGGTTCCGGGCCATATTGTCCGGCAACACCACGAGTCCTCCGAGGATCTTTGACAACCGGTTGAGCATGAAGTCGACAAGCTGAAAGGTGTCAGGGAAAACAATTCGTTCGAGCGAAGAATTGGTCAGGTCACGTTCGTGCCAAGTCATCACGCTCTCGAGCATGGCGTGTGCATTTCCGCGCACGATGCGGGCCAATCCGCAGATGGTTTCTGCGTTCCAAGGATTGCGCTTGTGGGGCATCGCGCTTGACCCCGTTTGCCCAGCGGCGAATTCCTCCTGAACTTCCAGAATCTCCGTGCGCTGCAGGTTCCTCAGCTCGGTGGCGATCCGTTCAAGGCTTCCCGCCAACACGGCGACGTCGGTCAGGAGTGCGGCGTGGCGGTCGCGAGCGACAATCTGGGTGGACGACGGATCCGCACGGAGACCAAGCTTCGTGCAGATGCGACTTTCCAGTTCGCGGTCGACATGGGCATGAATGCCGACGGCGCCGCTGATCTTGCCGACGGCAACCTGGTCGCGGTGGAACTGCAGGCGTTCTTCGGCCCGAATGAGCTCTTCGTTCCACCCCTCCAGCTTGTGGCCGAACGTGATGGCCTCGGCGTGAATCCCATGGGTGCGTCCGATGCATGGGACTTGGCCGTGGCTTTCGAAAAGGCGGTGGATCGCCTTCCGGACACCTCTAATAGAGCCGACCAGAACCTCACAGGAGTCGCGGAGCATCAGGCCCAGAGCCGTGTCGATCACGTCGTAGCTTGTAACCCCGAAGTGGATCCAGCGCGATGCGGATGGTCCGTCATCAGACTCGGCGGTCTGGATGGACTCGCTGACGCACCGGACAAAGGCCATGAGATCGTGGCGCGTTTCTTTCTCGATTTCGTCGCACCGGTTAAGGTCGAATGCGGCGTGGCGTCTGATCGTCTCCATCTCGCTGGGAGCAACGAGACCAGATTCGGCATAGCCTTCGGTGATGGCAATCTCAACGTCGAGCCAGCGCTGCGTTTTCGCCTGCCGCGACCATATTGCCGTCATGTTCGGCGTGCAATAGCGCTCGATCATTGGAGAGGTTAAAGGGTACCTGCCTGGGTCTAAGTGCCTAATCCCCTGGGGGTGTGATCTACATCACACTTCGCCTCAAAATCCCCGCATATCCTGTAGCCAACTCCCGACCTCGGGAAGGAGGAACAAAACCCACGAGCTGAACTATCCAAGCCTATCACTCTCTCGCAATCGCCCCCGGTCACTCTCTCTCGGCCGGGGGTCGACTGTTGTGGATGCTCTGTGCAGTGTGAATGGCAATAATCATAACGTGACATTAGCTGGGCGGAACGCAAGGATGCATCGGATCGTCTGCCTCTTAACTGCGGAACCCTGGTACCATATGGGCGACAGCGGGGCAGCCAGGTTCACGAAGAGCATTGGCACCAGCATTCCGTTCGCCATGGAGTAGGCGACATGACAGGGGGATCGGTCATGAACGATTTGACAAGGTGGTTACATGGAATCAGGCGCTTGCCTCGCTCGCGCTGGATCCGGTTTGGAAAAGACCTAACCGGCGATATCATCGCAACCATACTCAGCCTCGCCTTAGCTGTAGGCATGGCCCACGCTTTCGACGTCGCCACAGACCTGTGGATGTCGATGCTGCCAATTGGAATAGCGGCAATCGGCGTGACCGCAGTCCTCCATTATTTTTTCCGCGTCTACAGCGTCAATCCGCGTTATTTCGGGCTCCACGACTTCCTTAATATCGCGCTCACCAGCGGCGTTGTCAGCATCGCCGTGCTTGGACTGACCCGCTATCAAACTCCCGATCAACCTTTCGCCAAGTCGTTCGAAGTTGCCGTGCTCTTTGGACTTGTCCAGACGTGCATTGCCGCTTCGCTACGGATCCTCAACCGGCGGCGCGCTTGGCAGCCTCGATTGGGAGGCATCGATTCGGACAGTCGCCTTCGCCGCACGATCATCGTGGGTGCGGGTGACGCCGGAGAAGCCCTGATTCGCGAAATCCAGCGGTCCAAGTCGCCGGGCTTCGTCGTCCTCGGGCTGGTCGATGATTTGGATGATCGCCGCGAGCAGCAGATTCATGGCAAGAAGGTTCTCGGCAAGGTAGCGGACCTCCCCTCATTGGTGGAGCAATATCACGTCGAAGAGATCGTGATCGCCATGCCGGAGGCGACCGGAAAGGATCTCCGTCGAATCATCGACATTTGCACGCCGACCGGCGCCAGAGTGCGAACCCTTCCGAGCGCCCTCTCGATCGTCTCGGGCACGCAACAGATATCGTCGTACCTTCGCGACATCGATATCGAGGACCTCCTCAAGCGGGAGCCCATCCAGACCGATCTCAAGAGTATTTCGCAGTACCTGAGTGGCGAACGCGTCATGATAACCGGTGGCGGCGGGTCCATCGGTTCGGAACTCGCCCGCCAGATCGCCTCGCTCTCCCCCGCTTGCCTCATTCTCGTTGGCAAAGGCGAGAACAGCCTGTACGAGATCGAGCAGGAACTGCTCCAAACCAATCGCTTTAGGCCGAAAACGATCGTCGCCGACGTTCGCGACTACGCCAGCATGGAGCGGGTGTTCAAGGAGCATGCGCCGACCGTGGTGTTCCATGCCGCCGCTCATAAGCACGTACCCCTCAT contains:
- the pglF gene encoding UDP-N-acetyl-alpha-D-glucosamine C6 dehydratase; amino-acid sequence: MTGGSVMNDLTRWLHGIRRLPRSRWIRFGKDLTGDIIATILSLALAVGMAHAFDVATDLWMSMLPIGIAAIGVTAVLHYFFRVYSVNPRYFGLHDFLNIALTSGVVSIAVLGLTRYQTPDQPFAKSFEVAVLFGLVQTCIAASLRILNRRRAWQPRLGGIDSDSRLRRTIIVGAGDAGEALIREIQRSKSPGFVVLGLVDDLDDRREQQIHGKKVLGKVADLPSLVEQYHVEEIVIAMPEATGKDLRRIIDICTPTGARVRTLPSALSIVSGTQQISSYLRDIDIEDLLKREPIQTDLKSISQYLSGERVMITGGGGSIGSELARQIASLSPACLILVGKGENSLYEIEQELLQTNRFRPKTIVADVRDYASMERVFKEHAPTVVFHAAAHKHVPLMESNPIEAIQNNVLGTWQVADLCIRYGVKKMVLISSDKAVRPSSIMGATKRVGEMILGGLALRSETEFAIVRFGNVMGSRGSLIPLLKSQLKRGGPLTITHPDMTRYFMTIPESVQLIIQAGAMGGRSEIFILDMGEPVRIVDLARDLIRLHGLVPDEDIEIIFTGVRPGEKMHEELAGDTEELAASDHPKIHVVAHGNPVDWVNLKAKLHHLLFLCESGKGQEAHTYLMELALGKSGEPFEHPDRWPDHTGIPSEFSPVKSPLLTSESEPERT
- the purB gene encoding Adenylosuccinate lyase, whose protein sequence is MIERYCTPNMTAIWSRQAKTQRWLDVEIAITEGYAESGLVAPSEMETIRRHAAFDLNRCDEIEKETRHDLMAFVRCVSESIQTAESDDGPSASRWIHFGVTSYDVIDTALGLMLRDSCEVLVGSIRGVRKAIHRLFESHGQVPCIGRTHGIHAEAITFGHKLEGWNEELIRAEERLQFHRDQVAVGKISGAVGIHAHVDRELESRICTKLGLRADPSSTQIVARDRHAALLTDVAVLAGSLERIATELRNLQRTEILEVQEEFAAGQTGSSAMPHKRNPWNAETICGLARIVRGNAHAMLESVMTWHERDLTNSSLERIVFPDTFQLVDFMLNRLSKILGGLVVLPDNMARNLRQMGDLVFSEHLMVALIQKGLSRESAYKAAQRNAAKAWDGADFKESVKTDDEVRAVLSDTELQEVFSLEHHLRNAPRELRNPPR